In one window of Erwinia tasmaniensis Et1/99 DNA:
- a CDS encoding aldo/keto reductase has product MQTVKLNNGIEMPLLGFGVFQMTDTAECERAVIDAIETGYRLIDTAASYQNETQVGSALKQTGIARHELFVTTKLWLQDTHYAGAKAQFERSLNRLQLDYIDLYLIHQPYGDVHGAWRAMEELQQAGKIRAIGVSNFHPDRLADLIAFNKVAPAVNQIEVNPFNQQLHAVPWMQSRSVQPEAWAPFAEGKNGLFQHPVLTAIGQKYGKSVGQVVLRWIFQRGIVSLAKSVRKERMSENINIIDFELSSEDMLQISAIDTATSAFFSHRDPARVEWLTGRKLDV; this is encoded by the coding sequence ATGCAAACTGTAAAATTGAACAACGGTATTGAAATGCCGCTACTGGGCTTTGGTGTCTTCCAGATGACGGATACCGCCGAATGCGAGCGTGCCGTTATTGATGCCATTGAAACAGGTTATCGCCTGATTGATACCGCTGCGTCTTACCAGAATGAAACCCAGGTCGGAAGCGCACTGAAACAGACCGGTATCGCACGTCATGAACTCTTTGTAACAACCAAACTTTGGCTGCAGGATACTCATTACGCAGGCGCCAAAGCACAGTTTGAGCGCTCACTGAACAGGCTGCAACTGGACTATATTGACCTGTACCTGATTCACCAACCCTACGGTGATGTCCATGGTGCCTGGCGTGCCATGGAAGAACTGCAACAGGCAGGTAAAATTCGCGCCATTGGCGTCAGCAACTTCCATCCTGACAGACTGGCCGATCTTATCGCCTTTAATAAAGTAGCCCCAGCGGTAAACCAGATTGAAGTGAACCCCTTTAATCAGCAACTGCATGCCGTTCCTTGGATGCAAAGCCGTAGCGTTCAGCCGGAAGCCTGGGCACCGTTTGCAGAAGGCAAAAATGGTCTATTCCAGCACCCCGTGTTAACAGCGATCGGCCAGAAGTACGGCAAAAGCGTGGGCCAGGTTGTTTTACGGTGGATCTTCCAGCGTGGCATCGTGTCGCTGGCCAAATCGGTGCGAAAAGAACGTATGTCAGAGAACATCAACATTATCGATTTTGAACTGAGTTCTGAAGATATGCTGCAAATTTCAGCCATTGATACCGCAACCAGCGCATTCTTCTCTCATCGTGATCCCGCGAGGGTGGAGTGGCTGACTGGCCGCAAACTTGACGTTTAA
- a CDS encoding aldo/keto reductase, which yields MQKRYLGKCGLEVSSLGFGCMGLSHGYGPATDTRQAIELIRAAVERGVTFFDTAEVYGPFLNEDVVGEALKPFRDRVVIATKFGFTFGNHNKQQILNSRPEHIREAVEGSLRRLKTDVIDLLYQHRVDPDVPIEDVAGTVKDLIGEGKVKHFGLSEAGAQTIRRAHAVQPVTALQSEYSMWWREPEQEILPLLDDLGIGFVPFSPLGKGFLTGTIKSGTTFGKEDYRSTVPRFAAQAIEANEKLVSLLGELAAEKGVTSAQIALAWLLAQKPWIVPIPGTTKLHRLEENLGAVDIILSQDDSLQITQALETIQIVGERYSPEHQARVGR from the coding sequence ATGCAAAAACGTTATCTCGGTAAATGCGGGCTGGAAGTCTCGTCCCTTGGATTCGGTTGCATGGGGCTTAGCCACGGCTACGGCCCGGCGACAGATACGCGCCAGGCTATCGAACTCATTCGTGCTGCGGTTGAACGTGGCGTGACGTTCTTCGATACTGCCGAAGTGTATGGCCCATTTTTGAATGAAGACGTTGTCGGCGAAGCCCTGAAACCCTTTCGCGATCGCGTCGTCATCGCGACCAAATTTGGTTTCACCTTTGGCAATCATAACAAGCAGCAGATTTTAAACAGTCGTCCGGAGCATATCCGTGAAGCCGTTGAAGGATCATTACGCCGTCTCAAAACAGACGTTATTGACCTGCTGTATCAACACCGTGTCGATCCAGATGTTCCTATTGAAGATGTTGCAGGAACGGTGAAAGACCTGATAGGAGAAGGGAAGGTCAAACATTTTGGCCTGTCCGAAGCGGGTGCGCAAACCATTCGTCGTGCGCATGCTGTACAGCCTGTCACTGCCCTGCAAAGCGAATACTCCATGTGGTGGCGCGAGCCTGAGCAGGAAATTTTGCCATTGTTGGACGATCTGGGCATCGGTTTTGTCCCCTTCAGTCCATTAGGCAAAGGCTTCCTGACGGGAACGATTAAATCAGGAACGACTTTTGGGAAGGAGGATTACCGCAGCACCGTGCCGCGTTTCGCCGCGCAAGCGATTGAAGCCAATGAAAAGCTGGTATCTTTATTAGGTGAGCTGGCAGCCGAAAAAGGCGTGACCTCTGCACAAATCGCGCTGGCATGGTTACTGGCACAAAAACCATGGATTGTTCCTATCCCGGGAACCACCAAACTGCATCGGCTGGAGGAAAATCTGGGGGCTGTGGACATTATTCTTTCGCAGGATGACTCGCTTCAAATAACACAGGCGCTTGAAACGATACAAATCGTCGGCGAGCGTTACTCGCCAGAGCACCAGGCTCGTGTAGGCCGTTAA
- a CDS encoding LysR family transcriptional regulator, which translates to MLKENFNELQIFLVVARERSFTKAAGKLGVSQSALSHALKALEERLNIRLLTRTTRSVAPTEAGERIIACLEPRIADLEQELESLVQLNGPASGNIRLSAGEHAARSLVWPKLKPFLREYPEINVELVVDNGFVNIVEGRFDAGIRLGESVDKDMIAVRIGPDMRMAVVGAPSYFAVNPVPATPHELQNHRCINMRLPTAGGLYHWEFEREGKPLRVRVEGQVTFNLLAERIDAVLSGFGIACVPENMVQDYIKSGELVQVLQDWCPPFSGYYLYYPSRKQHPPAFALMIDALRYSE; encoded by the coding sequence ATGCTTAAAGAAAACTTCAACGAACTCCAAATCTTTCTTGTGGTGGCAAGGGAGCGAAGTTTTACCAAGGCGGCTGGCAAACTCGGTGTCTCTCAGTCAGCCCTTAGCCATGCGCTGAAAGCGCTGGAAGAGCGGTTAAATATTCGCCTGCTGACCCGAACCACCCGAAGCGTCGCCCCTACAGAAGCGGGTGAGAGAATTATTGCCTGCCTTGAACCCCGTATTGCCGATCTTGAACAGGAGCTGGAATCACTTGTTCAACTGAACGGCCCAGCCTCCGGTAATATCCGATTATCTGCAGGGGAACATGCCGCGCGAAGTCTGGTATGGCCGAAGCTAAAGCCATTTTTAAGGGAATATCCGGAAATTAATGTCGAACTGGTGGTCGATAACGGCTTTGTCAATATTGTTGAGGGACGTTTTGACGCTGGGATCCGTCTGGGCGAAAGCGTGGATAAGGATATGATTGCCGTGAGAATTGGGCCGGACATGCGCATGGCTGTGGTCGGCGCACCGTCCTATTTTGCCGTTAACCCTGTGCCTGCAACACCACACGAGTTGCAAAATCATCGGTGCATCAACATGCGCCTGCCGACGGCTGGTGGTCTTTACCACTGGGAGTTCGAGAGAGAAGGGAAGCCGTTACGCGTTAGAGTTGAAGGTCAGGTGACGTTTAACCTACTGGCGGAACGAATTGATGCCGTTTTGTCAGGTTTTGGTATCGCCTGTGTTCCTGAGAATATGGTTCAGGATTATATAAAGTCGGGAGAGCTTGTTCAGGTTCTGCAGGACTGGTGTCCTCCTTTCTCCGGCTATTATCTTTACTACCCCAGCCGCAAGCAGCATCCACCCGCATTTGCGCTGATGATCGATGCGCTTCGATACTCGGAATAA
- a CDS encoding aldo/keto reductase yields the protein MNTRNLSQTLSVSSVGYGAMGLSEFYGQTDDQTALKLLHKLVDLDITFIDTANLYGRGHNERLIGHFLAGLDKTTREQFKIATKCGIDRSPDESYARTINNRPDYITRCCNESLKRLGVERIDLFYLHRVSQATPIEESMECLSRLVKEGKINHIGLCEVSAATLHRAHAVHPLTALQTEYSLWTRDIEQEILPAVKELGIALVPYSPLGRGFLTGKYRSNNDFAEGDFRKNNERFIQSSLDHNAKLLDVIAPLAEKYGCTTGQIALAWLLAQYEKLVPIPGTKHISYLTENAQAANIVLEETDIILLNNIHLHVEIKGGRYSEEGMKGVNA from the coding sequence ATGAATACTCGAAATCTATCTCAAACCCTCTCTGTCAGTTCTGTTGGTTATGGTGCCATGGGACTGAGTGAGTTTTATGGCCAGACTGACGATCAGACCGCCCTGAAGCTATTACATAAACTCGTTGACCTCGATATCACCTTCATCGACACCGCAAACCTGTATGGCCGTGGCCACAATGAACGTCTGATCGGCCATTTTCTTGCCGGTCTTGACAAGACGACTCGTGAGCAGTTCAAAATCGCCACCAAGTGCGGCATCGATCGATCGCCTGATGAATCCTACGCCCGCACCATCAACAACCGGCCTGACTATATTACCCGCTGCTGTAATGAATCTCTCAAAAGACTGGGCGTTGAGCGTATTGATCTTTTTTATCTGCACCGGGTCAGTCAGGCAACGCCCATCGAAGAGAGCATGGAATGCCTGAGCCGTCTTGTTAAAGAAGGCAAGATTAACCACATCGGTCTTTGTGAAGTCTCTGCGGCTACTCTGCACCGGGCGCATGCCGTACACCCGCTCACAGCACTACAGACCGAATATTCACTGTGGACGCGCGATATTGAACAGGAAATCCTGCCGGCAGTGAAAGAGTTGGGTATTGCTCTGGTTCCCTACTCCCCTCTGGGAAGAGGCTTCCTGACCGGTAAATATCGTAGTAATAATGATTTTGCAGAAGGTGACTTCCGCAAAAACAATGAGCGGTTCATCCAGTCGAGCCTGGATCACAATGCTAAGCTGCTTGACGTTATCGCCCCGCTCGCGGAAAAATACGGCTGCACTACGGGTCAGATTGCGCTGGCCTGGTTGCTTGCACAGTATGAAAAGCTTGTGCCTATCCCAGGAACCAAACACATCAGTTACCTGACCGAAAATGCACAGGCGGCCAACATTGTTCTGGAAGAAACCGATATCATCCTGCTGAACAACATTCATCTGCACGTTGAGATAAAAGGTGGCCGCTACTCTGAGGAAGGCATGAAAGGCGTTAACGCCTGA
- a CDS encoding acetyl-CoA C-acetyltransferase: protein MNEVVVVSARRTATGAFMGGLSGLSAVALGSHVIRALLEESGVKASEISQVIMGQVLTAGCGQNPARQSALKAGLPVETQCMTINKVCGSGLKSIHLGMQALLAGEATFVIAGGQESMSSAPHILTSSRTGTRLGNSEMKDSLVSDGLWDAFDDIHMGVTAENVADKFGITREMQDEFALLSHMKAIRAQEQDVFEREIVPVEWQNRKGETQRVDTDEGPRQTSIEKLEKLKPVFRKGGTVTAGNASSLNDGAAAVLLCTRCTAEAQGLPVLASLGEFTNSGIKPALMGAGPIQAITDCLTRSGWKPEDIEHLESNEAFAAQALAVIAQTGISPERINPYGGAIALGHAIGSSGCRILVTLVHGLIRTNGQRGMAALCIGGGEGVALSVYRQKS from the coding sequence ATGAATGAAGTCGTGGTTGTTTCTGCAAGACGCACGGCAACCGGTGCATTTATGGGGGGACTGTCCGGGCTCTCCGCCGTTGCGCTGGGAAGTCATGTTATTCGTGCGCTTCTTGAAGAGTCCGGCGTCAAAGCAAGTGAGATTTCACAGGTCATTATGGGACAGGTATTGACCGCCGGCTGCGGTCAAAACCCCGCACGCCAGTCTGCACTGAAAGCCGGACTGCCTGTCGAAACACAGTGTATGACCATTAACAAAGTCTGCGGTTCGGGTCTGAAATCGATTCATCTGGGTATGCAGGCACTGCTCGCCGGAGAAGCAACGTTTGTGATTGCTGGCGGTCAGGAAAGCATGTCCAGTGCACCGCATATCCTGACATCGTCGCGTACTGGGACACGTCTCGGAAACAGCGAGATGAAAGACAGCCTGGTATCTGATGGGCTCTGGGATGCTTTTGATGATATCCACATGGGGGTTACTGCTGAGAACGTGGCGGATAAGTTTGGTATCACTCGTGAAATGCAGGACGAATTCGCGCTTTTATCTCATATGAAGGCAATCAGGGCGCAGGAGCAGGACGTGTTTGAGCGCGAAATTGTTCCTGTAGAGTGGCAGAACAGAAAGGGTGAAACTCAGAGGGTTGATACTGATGAAGGTCCGCGTCAGACCAGCATCGAAAAGCTCGAGAAACTCAAACCTGTATTCAGAAAGGGGGGCACAGTCACTGCGGGTAATGCCTCCTCACTTAACGACGGTGCCGCCGCTGTTCTTCTGTGCACCCGATGTACAGCAGAGGCACAGGGACTGCCGGTTCTGGCTTCTTTGGGAGAGTTCACCAACTCGGGTATCAAGCCGGCACTAATGGGTGCCGGTCCGATACAGGCAATCACAGACTGCCTTACTCGTTCAGGCTGGAAGCCTGAAGACATTGAACATCTCGAATCAAATGAAGCGTTTGCGGCTCAGGCTCTCGCAGTTATCGCTCAGACAGGCATTTCACCAGAGCGCATCAACCCTTACGGTGGTGCTATCGCGCTTGGTCATGCTATTGGATCGTCGGGATGCCGTATACTGGTCACTCTTGTACACGGTCTGATACGGACCAACGGTCAGCGCGGCATGGCTGCACTCTGTATTGGCGGTGGCGAAGGCGTCGCGTTGAGCGTCTACCGACAGAAAAGCTAA
- a CDS encoding carboxymuconolactone decarboxylase family protein, translating to MSEASDLTRYGKDIMDRLEPGLADKVTGRLAELDPSLPTLITDYAFGAVVGRPGLDLKTREMLTVASLVTLGNAMPQLELHMRAALNTGVTPEELLEIVIQMAVYAGVPACMNGLTAYRAAMAATGHTLPGLKGKNA from the coding sequence ATGAGTGAAGCTAGCGATCTGACCCGTTATGGAAAAGACATTATGGACCGCCTTGAACCCGGTCTTGCCGATAAAGTCACAGGACGCCTGGCTGAACTTGATCCTTCATTACCGACCCTGATCACCGACTACGCGTTTGGTGCTGTGGTGGGACGCCCTGGCCTTGACCTCAAGACCCGTGAAATGCTGACAGTGGCATCGCTTGTCACGCTGGGTAATGCTATGCCGCAGTTGGAGCTGCATATGAGAGCTGCGCTTAATACCGGCGTCACGCCTGAGGAGTTACTGGAAATCGTGATTCAGATGGCGGTTTATGCAGGCGTTCCGGCCTGTATGAATGGCCTGACCGCCTATCGTGCCGCAATGGCGGCAACCGGGCATACACTACCCGGTCTGAAAGGAAAAAACGCATGA
- a CDS encoding MFS transporter translates to MNAESSQQDMTIRSWLALFILALSTFTIVTTELAPVGLLTPIAKGLNASESAVGMTVSLYAWVGALSALFASVFLGNVAKKRLMLTLTVILFLSNVLAATVSTYTVLLAARVLGALAHGAFWAMIGATAVSIVPARYIGAATSIVFGGVSAASVFGVPVSNYIGIHFGWRQAFWLMAVLSVVAFAGISVLIPEITKKSAIGFGALKGVLKSSALWKIYSATLLAVTAHFAAFTYIEPWLHTQHSLATSVIPAVLFVYGIAGLAGNFLTGVVIDKYLKATVSISVLLICAVLVFLGTSGAALSGIAVFIAMGIWGVAVSGIFVGFQTWVLRLAGDKTFPASAVYVSFFNTAIGIGASAGAWMVSEFSVPMLYVVAGVAIGLSVLLVAAIPTRVASAQNVLEKSYE, encoded by the coding sequence ATGAACGCAGAAAGCTCTCAGCAGGATATGACCATAAGGTCGTGGCTTGCCCTTTTTATTCTGGCTCTTTCAACGTTTACGATCGTCACTACAGAGCTGGCACCTGTTGGCCTGCTGACGCCAATCGCAAAAGGCCTGAATGCGTCTGAATCAGCAGTGGGTATGACGGTCTCACTGTATGCATGGGTAGGTGCACTGAGCGCACTTTTTGCATCAGTATTTTTGGGCAATGTGGCCAAGAAGCGGCTGATGCTTACGCTCACCGTGATCCTTTTCCTGTCTAACGTACTTGCCGCGACGGTGAGCACTTACACGGTGCTGCTGGCTGCACGCGTGCTGGGAGCGCTGGCTCACGGTGCATTCTGGGCAATGATTGGAGCAACGGCCGTTTCCATTGTGCCGGCAAGGTATATTGGTGCCGCAACCTCAATCGTATTTGGTGGCGTATCGGCAGCCAGTGTGTTTGGCGTGCCGGTTTCAAACTATATTGGCATTCACTTCGGCTGGCGACAGGCATTCTGGCTGATGGCGGTACTCAGCGTGGTGGCATTTGCCGGTATCAGCGTGCTGATACCAGAGATCACCAAAAAAAGCGCGATTGGCTTTGGGGCGCTTAAAGGCGTACTGAAATCTTCGGCGCTGTGGAAAATCTATTCTGCTACGCTGCTCGCTGTCACCGCGCACTTTGCTGCCTTTACGTACATTGAGCCCTGGCTGCACACGCAGCATTCACTGGCCACATCTGTTATTCCTGCTGTGCTGTTTGTGTACGGTATTGCGGGACTTGCCGGCAATTTCCTGACCGGCGTGGTGATTGATAAATATCTCAAAGCGACAGTTTCCATTTCAGTGTTGCTCATTTGCGCGGTGCTGGTATTCCTGGGAACATCCGGGGCAGCGCTTTCAGGCATTGCTGTCTTCATCGCAATGGGTATCTGGGGTGTGGCTGTCTCCGGGATCTTTGTGGGCTTCCAGACGTGGGTCCTGCGCCTGGCTGGAGATAAAACCTTCCCTGCTTCTGCGGTTTACGTTTCATTTTTCAACACTGCTATCGGTATCGGCGCCTCTGCCGGTGCGTGGATGGTATCCGAATTCTCTGTTCCGATGCTCTACGTCGTAGCCGGCGTGGCCATCGGACTCTCAGTTCTGCTCGTGGCGGCTATCCCGACGCGCGTGGCGTCTGCACAAAACGTCCTGGAGAAATCTTATGAGTGA
- a CDS encoding HAD family hydrolase, giving the protein MQKSAAFFDVDETLITMKSMFDFYGFWCRENNEMSALERYMTQFKEEVKKGKCREYLNREYYRQFSGVSYKKLEEAGEKWFRSKSVKTLFINSAVAALRQHQAENRLTIFVSGSMRPVLAPVARYLGVTEILCAPLELTESGTLTGEIGTPQTIGGGKREALIAFCRGKEISPEDCYAYGDDLSDIPMLESVGHPICVGKKSALASHAIHQHWPVI; this is encoded by the coding sequence TTGCAGAAATCAGCCGCATTTTTTGATGTCGACGAAACCCTTATAACGATGAAAAGTATGTTTGATTTTTACGGATTCTGGTGTCGTGAAAATAATGAAATGAGCGCGCTTGAACGTTATATGACGCAGTTTAAGGAAGAAGTTAAAAAAGGGAAGTGTCGCGAGTATTTGAACAGAGAGTATTACCGACAGTTCTCTGGGGTCAGTTATAAAAAACTGGAGGAGGCGGGTGAAAAATGGTTCCGTTCAAAGTCAGTCAAAACTCTATTTATCAACAGTGCCGTCGCAGCCCTTAGGCAGCATCAGGCGGAAAACAGACTGACTATCTTTGTTTCAGGGTCAATGCGTCCTGTACTTGCGCCGGTTGCCCGATACCTGGGTGTCACGGAGATTCTCTGTGCCCCTCTGGAACTCACAGAGTCAGGAACACTGACGGGTGAAATAGGCACGCCGCAGACCATTGGTGGTGGCAAGCGAGAGGCACTTATTGCGTTCTGTCGCGGAAAAGAAATCAGTCCTGAAGATTGCTATGCCTATGGGGACGATCTCTCCGATATTCCCATGCTGGAATCCGTCGGCCACCCGATTTGCGTAGGAAAGAAATCAGCGCTTGCCAGCCATGCGATTCACCAGCACTGGCCCGTTATTTAA
- a CDS encoding tautomerase family protein: MPFVHITTWPAKDEGDMLRLHEDITYAVHKNTGAPLDKISVVISEIQPSRWSDAGIPGDDKDFPVKSRRKSYEE, from the coding sequence ATGCCATTTGTACATATCACGACCTGGCCTGCTAAAGACGAAGGCGACATGCTCAGGCTACATGAAGACATTACTTATGCCGTGCATAAAAACACCGGAGCACCGCTGGATAAAATTTCTGTAGTGATTTCTGAAATACAGCCTTCACGCTGGTCTGATGCAGGTATTCCCGGCGATGACAAAGATTTTCCGGTAAAAAGCCGAAGAAAGAGTTATGAGGAGTGA
- a CDS encoding AfsA-related hotdog domain-containing protein encodes MNCKKLVVVGDKFNEFANGKDVLTITQLELLTQIPANIIDKEHEIIIGQGVRKDFAGKVISNQPRNTIHGNKLKMCSLEKLVNDKKNEYCHKRLEHNVLIGPAEQIEQNSNLFAMPLLIDERCELMADHQTGQHIQGMLLVEASRQAFIAITEEFTYKQETGRYYVINSMAINFSSFLFPLPAQVHFEYLEKDVNERRGRFKAQVRVMQHKTLCASMDVSFTVYPSGLISEKEKSLSEMAMQAMIVEHQGTTLKVTHA; translated from the coding sequence ATGAACTGTAAGAAACTGGTTGTTGTCGGCGATAAATTCAATGAATTCGCAAATGGAAAAGATGTCCTGACTATTACTCAGTTGGAGCTGTTAACGCAAATCCCTGCAAACATCATCGATAAAGAGCATGAAATTATTATCGGGCAGGGCGTGCGTAAAGATTTTGCCGGGAAAGTGATTTCAAATCAGCCGAGAAATACTATTCACGGCAATAAACTAAAAATGTGTTCTCTTGAAAAGCTTGTTAACGATAAAAAGAATGAATATTGCCATAAACGTCTGGAGCACAATGTTCTGATAGGTCCTGCTGAACAGATTGAGCAGAACAGTAATCTTTTTGCTATGCCGCTGTTGATCGATGAGCGCTGTGAACTCATGGCCGATCATCAGACCGGTCAGCATATTCAGGGAATGCTCCTGGTAGAAGCTAGCCGTCAGGCGTTTATCGCCATTACTGAAGAGTTTACCTACAAGCAGGAAACGGGCCGTTATTACGTCATTAACAGTATGGCGATAAACTTTTCGAGCTTCCTTTTTCCTTTACCAGCGCAGGTTCATTTTGAGTACCTTGAGAAGGACGTTAACGAACGCCGTGGTCGTTTCAAAGCGCAGGTGCGCGTAATGCAGCATAAGACGCTTTGCGCCAGCATGGACGTCTCCTTCACCGTATACCCTTCAGGGCTGATTTCTGAGAAGGAGAAATCGCTGTCTGAGATGGCTATGCAGGCAATGATAGTAGAGCATCAGGGCACGACCCTTAAGGTAACGCATGCCTGA
- a CDS encoding LysR family transcriptional regulator, translating to MAIAENLISNNLPSVKQLQCFLAVAHELNFRRAAERLRMTQPPLTRQIKCLEAVLEIQLFSRSTHEVSLTEAGRELVIRAEKLLQELSEMKMVAPSSKKILRIGLTRTLNFELIESINEQLNKLDVSNDVETPNLTSAQLLHCLSKNTLDLVLTGEKGTGHENIVQFRWVYREPLLMAMPAMHPASLKEKVSLEDIRDLPLFWFARSANPAFYDKCESYFDRLRFPLKRVKEPDDSLVMLTHIARGKGVALMPQSKCTFNQEGLCYRELTDHESSKLNIDVYAATRLNEKRENILNAQDALCRNNLSE from the coding sequence ATGGCAATTGCAGAAAATTTGATCAGCAACAACCTCCCCAGCGTTAAGCAGCTTCAGTGCTTTCTCGCTGTCGCACATGAGCTGAACTTCCGCAGAGCCGCAGAACGGCTCAGGATGACTCAACCTCCCCTGACCCGTCAGATAAAGTGTCTGGAAGCTGTTTTGGAGATACAGCTGTTCAGCCGCAGCACGCACGAGGTCAGTCTGACAGAGGCTGGTCGCGAACTGGTTATCAGGGCAGAGAAGCTCCTTCAGGAGCTTAGCGAAATGAAAATGGTTGCACCTTCCTCCAAGAAAATTCTGCGTATTGGTCTCACCCGTACGCTGAATTTTGAGCTGATAGAATCTATTAATGAGCAGCTTAATAAACTGGATGTCAGCAATGATGTTGAAACACCCAACCTGACATCGGCGCAGCTGCTTCATTGCCTGTCAAAAAACACGCTTGATCTTGTGTTGACCGGCGAAAAAGGCACAGGTCATGAAAATATCGTTCAGTTCCGCTGGGTCTACCGCGAACCGCTGTTAATGGCGATGCCGGCTATGCATCCTGCTAGCCTGAAAGAAAAAGTCTCGCTGGAAGATATCCGTGATTTACCGCTCTTCTGGTTTGCAAGAAGCGCCAATCCCGCCTTCTACGATAAGTGTGAAAGCTATTTCGATCGGCTCAGGTTTCCGCTTAAGCGGGTCAAAGAGCCAGACGACTCATTGGTTATGCTCACTCACATCGCCCGGGGCAAGGGGGTTGCCCTGATGCCGCAATCAAAGTGCACATTCAATCAGGAAGGGCTATGCTACCGGGAACTGACCGATCACGAATCGTCAAAGCTGAATATCGATGTCTACGCGGCTACCCGACTTAATGAAAAGCGAGAAAACATCCTGAATGCTCAGGACGCGTTATGTCGTAACAATTTGTCAGAGTAG
- the pilV gene encoding shufflon system plasmid conjugative transfer pilus tip adhesin PilV yields MMSLYLLYFNQRTLSGGKTKFRGTSRRPVAFCRFTGRRACDGMTVRKVASESFRRGRGAIWNGNRAVGAFAGPLSAGADVTSGGSISVKRNLNAGDGITANNDIRSNKRMDHHPGWLNETHGGDFYMSRSSPTLL; encoded by the coding sequence ATGATGAGCCTTTATTTGTTGTATTTTAATCAGAGAACCCTATCAGGCGGTAAGACGAAATTCAGGGGGACTTCACGTCGGCCGGTTGCGTTTTGCCGATTCACAGGCAGGCGCGCATGTGACGGAATGACTGTCAGAAAGGTTGCGTCAGAGAGCTTCAGACGCGGACGGGGGGCGATCTGGAACGGGAATAGGGCGGTGGGTGCCTTTGCCGGGCCGCTTTCGGCTGGCGCTGACGTCACCTCCGGGGGGAGCATTTCGGTAAAGAGAAACCTGAACGCGGGCGATGGCATCACGGCAAATAATGACATCCGCAGCAATAAACGGATGGACCATCACCCGGGGTGGCTGAACGAGACGCATGGAGGTGATTTTTATATGTCGCGATCTTCCCCAACTCTACTCTGA
- a CDS encoding putative periplasmic lipoprotein: MNKSVALAAVVMLLAGCSSRVADLTVASTKNYNLNSNNFVKGARVKAEDSAPVVLFPLGIPNVKTAIDRAIEKNRCSVALSDVVVTQFNHSFLFGKFGFIIEGTEIIDRSQSGCENAS, translated from the coding sequence ATGAATAAGTCAGTGGCATTGGCCGCGGTAGTCATGTTGCTAGCAGGATGTAGTTCACGTGTGGCAGATTTGACCGTAGCAAGCACCAAAAACTATAATCTGAACTCTAATAATTTCGTTAAAGGGGCGCGTGTTAAAGCAGAGGACTCTGCACCAGTAGTGCTCTTCCCTCTTGGCATTCCCAACGTTAAAACAGCTATAGACAGAGCAATCGAGAAGAATCGCTGTTCAGTCGCACTCTCCGATGTTGTAGTGACTCAATTCAACCACTCTTTCCTATTCGGAAAGTTTGGCTTCATTATTGAAGGCACCGAGATCATTGACCGTAGCCAGTCTGGTTGTGAAAACGCGAGTTAA
- a CDS encoding phage integrase central domain-containing protein, producing the protein MLEYLKKDVCPHIGKRPISAINLKEMPDVLPKLEDRGVLDKLKKTRQACRQIFSYAVISGGA; encoded by the coding sequence ATGCTGGAATACCTTAAAAAGGATGTTTGCCCACACATAGGTAAAAGACCTATTTCTGCAATAAATTTAAAAGAGATGCCCGATGTTCTTCCTAAGTTGGAAGATCGTGGTGTTCTCGATAAGCTGAAGAAAACTCGCCAAGCATGTCGTCAAATCTTCAGTTATGCAGTCATTTCTGGCGGAGCGTAA
- a CDS encoding Arm DNA-binding domain-containing protein, protein MKLTARQIDSAKPKEKSYKLADGGGICLEIFPDETIGWWIKCRIAGREKQVVFGTYPLFTFAEARIK, encoded by the coding sequence ATGAAGTTGACAGCTCGACAAATTGACTCTGCTAAGCCTAAGGAAAAATCATACAAGCTTGCCGATGGTGGTGGGATATGTCTTGAGATTTTTCCAGATGAAACAATAGGTTGGTGGATTAAGTGTCGGATTGCAGGTAGAGAAAAACAGGTAGTCTTTGGCACCTATCCATTGTTTACCTTCGCTGAAGCAAGGATTAAATGA